GTTTCGTCAGAAACGTCTTTATCGATACCCTATAATGCTTTGGACTAAGGTAAGCTTGAGATGACTTGACAATAGTCTGTACACACAAATTTCGATTGTTCAAGGCTAGCATACATACATGAATGTAACTATAATGCTCATCTTTCTGAATGGCCCAGTACGTTGAGTGATTTAGTACGCTCGCCATCCCGACGCTAATACTTAGAGGCAACCCCCATGCGACTGGCACACTGGGCAGTCAATGCCCCTTTACGACCCTTGCTGCTAGCGGTCTTTACCGCTTCTTTTGTGCTGCCTGCTCAGGCGGCTGATCTCATCACGATTACCCGTGATGCGTTAGATAATAACGCAGCACTTGCCTCTGCGCGCTCGGAGTATCTGGGCGTTGAAGCAGGCCGAGACGTTGCACGTGGTGCGCTGTTACCTCAAGTCAATGCGACGGGTAATGTCGCGCATAATCAGCAGTATGAAAGCCAGGGTAGGTCTGGAGCGGGTGGTAGTACTGGTGGTGGCGGAGCGGGAGGTTCTGAGCTGGGCAACTTTGAGTCGCGCGATGACCGCTACAACACCGTGTCGCTTCAGCTTGAAGCCACTCAGGCGTTATTTGATGAGGTGACTCGCCAACAGTTTACTCAGGCCGAACGGCAAATTGATCAGCAGGTTTATCTGTTGGCGGCCACTGAACAACAGCTGTTAATTGATGTGGCCAGCGCCTATTTCGAAATTCTACGCGCTTACGAAGTATTAGAGGCGCGTTTTGCTCAAGAGCGGGCGATCGGGCGTCAGCTTGAGCAAGCCGGCGAGCAGTTTGAAGTCGGTTTAATTGCGATTACCGAAGTAGAAGAGGCGCGCGCCACATTCGATCAGTCGCGTGCTGACCGCATTGCTGCAGAAAGCAGTCTGCAGGTGGCTTTTGAAGCGTTAGAGCAACTTACCGGCCAGCGCTATGCCAGTATCGACGCGCTGGGGGATAGTATGCCGATTGCGCTTCCTGAGCCCAGCAGCCGCGACTATTGGGTAGAGCAGGCCATTGAGCGCAACCCGCAAGTATTGGCGCAGCAGGCAGGTATTGAGATTTCACGCAGCGGTGTGGATATTGCCCGCGCCGGACGTTTGCCTACTCTTCAGGCGTTTGGTAACTATCAATTCGCTGATAACGATACTGACGGCATTACCGGCCATGATTCGTCTAGCCAGGTAGGCGTGAGTGCCAACTTACCTCTCTATACCGGCGGCAGTACTAGCGCTAGCATTCGCCAGGGAACCTATCAACTGGAGAGCAGCCAGTATGATTTCGAGTCCCAGCGTCGGATGTCTATCCAGCAAGTGCGCTCGCTATATACCCAGGTCAGCAATGATGTAGAAACGGTTGAAGCGCGCCAGCAGGCCATTGTGTCAAATCAAAGCGCGCTAGAAGCAACGCGCGCCGGATATGAAGTGGGCACCCGTAATATTGTAGATGTGCTGAACGCTGAGCAGAACTTGTATAACGCTATTGCTAATTATGCTGAGGCTCGCTACAGCTATGTGGTGAATTTGCTTTCGCTGCGTCAGCAGTCGGGGCTCTTGGATGTGGATGCCATTGAAGACGTCAATAACTGGCTAACAGGCGATGAAGTGAACTTCACCTTGCCCGAAAGCGGTGGTGACGACCGCTACCAGCGCGCACTCGATATTGGTGCTCCGCCCCAGCCAGGCCAGTAGTGACGCCAGGTCGGACGTAAATTAGGCGCGAATCTGCTATCAGTCGATCTTAAAAAGATACATGGGAATTTAAACGTATGAAGAAAATGATTCACTCACACAGAGCGAGTCTGGTGACGCTGGTAGCCGCGCTGGCACTTGCTGCCTGTGGTCAAGAGCAGGCTGAGGCCCCGCAGCAGAGCCAGCAAGAGGCGCCGCCTCATAAAGTGGCAGTGGGGGAGATGGCTCGCCAAGATATCGAGCTGAATAAATCGTATCCCTCGTTGTTACGCAGTGATAACGAAGTCACTCTCGTTGCGCGAGTGAGTGGTGCTCTGGAAGAGCGTCATTTTGAGCCTGGGCAAATGGTAGAAAAAGGCGACCGTCTTTATACCATTGAGCCGGATCTGTATCAGGCCACGGTCAATCAGCGTGAAGCCGATCTACAAAGTGCGCAGGCTCAGCTGTCTCGCGCTCAGCGTGATGCCCAGCGCTTTGAACAACTGCTGAGCCAAAACTCGGTGAGCCGTCAGCAATATGACCAGGCGTTAGCCGATCAGCGCGTTGCCCAGGCAAGCGTGGCACAGGCAGAAGCGGTATTAACCACCGCCAATCTAGACCTAGGCTATTCGCAGGTGACTGCGCCTGTCTCGGGCATGATCGGTTTGAGTCAAATCAACGTGGGCAATGTGGTGACGTCTGGCACGGAGCTTGCCACGATCACACCGCTGGACCCGTTAGAGGTGCGTTTTCAATTACCCCAGCGCGATGCCTTTGAGCTTCGCAAGCAGTTGAGCCAGGGCGGCGACCCTTCTGATATTCGCGCCCGGTTAAGCATTCCCGGCGTGAGCGGTGGCAGTGACTCTGAGCTTGAAGGTCGCTTAGACTTTCTTGGCTCGCGAGTGGATAACGGTACGAGCACCGTACAGGCATCCGCCACGTTCGAAAACCCTGAAGCTATCGTGCTGCCTGGCCAATTTGTGCGCGTTAGCATTGATGGTTTAAAACGCTTCGATGTCATGGCCGTGCCTGAAATTGCCGTTACTCAGGGGTTAATGGGGCCGCTAGTATTTGTGTTGGATGACGACAATAAGGCTCGCGAGCAAACGATTTCATTAGGTGAAGTAGCGGGCCCGTGGCAGCTGATTCGTGATGGCATTGAGCCAGGTGACCGCGTGATTGTCGGTGATCCTGCCGGTTTATCACCGGGTATGACGATTGACCCGCAGCCGTTCGACGGCAATGCGGCAGCCGTTGTTGAAGACGTTGAGCAGCAAGAAGCACAAGAGCAAGCTGAAGCAGCACAAGCGATGGAAGCGGGGGCTGCCGATGGACAGCCCGCTGAAGGAGAAGAGGGTGCGCAATAATGAACTTCTCTAACTTCTTCATCAGCCGCCCGATATTTGCCACGGTACTGGCAATTATCGTGACGCTGGTAGGCGTTATGTCCATGCGAGTGCTGTCTATTGAGCAGTACCCTAGCGTGGTGCCGCCTACCGTGTCGGTGCAGGCGCAGTTTCCCGGTGCTGACGCAGAAACCGTTGCCCAAACGGTCGCGGCACCGCTAGCAGAAGCTATTAATGGCGTTGAGGACATGTTGTACATGACCTCAAACAGCGCTGATAACGGCATTATGAGCCTGAGCATTGCGTTCAATATTGGCACCGATGGCGATATTAATACCATTAACGTCAATAACCGCGTGCAAGGCGCGCTTTCGCAATTGCCTGAGGCCGTTCAGCAGCAAGGCGTTACTGTCGAACTGCGCTCAGACTCTATTTTGATGCTTCTTGCGTTGACCTCACCAGGTGGGGACTACGACAACATCTATATGCAGAACTACGCCACGCTCAATATTCTGGATGAACTGCGCCAAGTACCGGGTGTAGGCAATGCGGAAGTGCTGGGTGGCGGTGAGTTTGCCATGCGTATTTGGATGGATCCAGACAAGCTGGCTCAGTACGACCTGACGCCTAGTGAAGTGGCCAGCGCGATTAGATCGCAAAATACTGAAATCCCAGCGGGCAGTTTGGCATCCACGCCCCAAAGTGAGCCGCGGGCTTATACCTATACGATTACCGCAGGCGGCCGTTTAAATAATGTGGATGACTTCCGCAATATTTATCTGCGCACCAATAATGATGGTTCGTCACTGCGCTTGGAAGACGTGGCACGTATCGAACTCGGGGCGTCTTTCTACGGTATTGATGCTCGTTTGAACGGCTCTACCATGACGCCGATTATCATTAATCAGCAGCCAGGAGCAAACGCATTAGCCACCGCCGATGCCCTGCGCGCAACGATGGATGATCTGCAAGAGCGTTTCCCGCCAGGCCTTGAGTATGTGGCGCCTTATGACACTACGTTGTTTATTGATGCCTCGGTTGAGACGGTTTTCCATACCTTTATTGAAGCCTTTCTGATCGTTATCGTCATTCTGTT
This DNA window, taken from Vreelandella profundi, encodes the following:
- a CDS encoding TolC family outer membrane protein — translated: MRLAHWAVNAPLRPLLLAVFTASFVLPAQAADLITITRDALDNNAALASARSEYLGVEAGRDVARGALLPQVNATGNVAHNQQYESQGRSGAGGSTGGGGAGGSELGNFESRDDRYNTVSLQLEATQALFDEVTRQQFTQAERQIDQQVYLLAATEQQLLIDVASAYFEILRAYEVLEARFAQERAIGRQLEQAGEQFEVGLIAITEVEEARATFDQSRADRIAAESSLQVAFEALEQLTGQRYASIDALGDSMPIALPEPSSRDYWVEQAIERNPQVLAQQAGIEISRSGVDIARAGRLPTLQAFGNYQFADNDTDGITGHDSSSQVGVSANLPLYTGGSTSASIRQGTYQLESSQYDFESQRRMSIQQVRSLYTQVSNDVETVEARQQAIVSNQSALEATRAGYEVGTRNIVDVLNAEQNLYNAIANYAEARYSYVVNLLSLRQQSGLLDVDAIEDVNNWLTGDEVNFTLPESGGDDRYQRALDIGAPPQPGQ
- a CDS encoding efflux RND transporter periplasmic adaptor subunit, producing the protein MKKMIHSHRASLVTLVAALALAACGQEQAEAPQQSQQEAPPHKVAVGEMARQDIELNKSYPSLLRSDNEVTLVARVSGALEERHFEPGQMVEKGDRLYTIEPDLYQATVNQREADLQSAQAQLSRAQRDAQRFEQLLSQNSVSRQQYDQALADQRVAQASVAQAEAVLTTANLDLGYSQVTAPVSGMIGLSQINVGNVVTSGTELATITPLDPLEVRFQLPQRDAFELRKQLSQGGDPSDIRARLSIPGVSGGSDSELEGRLDFLGSRVDNGTSTVQASATFENPEAIVLPGQFVRVSIDGLKRFDVMAVPEIAVTQGLMGPLVFVLDDDNKAREQTISLGEVAGPWQLIRDGIEPGDRVIVGDPAGLSPGMTIDPQPFDGNAAAVVEDVEQQEAQEQAEAAQAMEAGAADGQPAEGEEGAQ